One window of Paenibacillus sp. FSL K6-3182 genomic DNA carries:
- a CDS encoding branched-chain amino acid aminotransferase has translation MLQSLEIELTKNKKQQPEVDQLGFGNHFTDHMFIMDYSTDNGWHKPRILPYQPIVLDPAAKVFHYGQTIFEGLKAYKTDDGRVLLFRPQKNIQRMNRSNERLSVPELDIDSTIEALKQLISVDKDWIPTAPSTSLYIRPFVIATQPQLGVAPSTEYKFIIIMSPVGAYYTEGVNPVKIFVESEYVRSVKGGVGEAKTAGNYAAGLKAQELAKEKGYSQVLWLDGVHRKYIEEVGSMNVFFKINGVVHTPALNGSILDGVTRNSIIHMLRHWNIEVVERPITIEELYEAGRSGALEEAFGTGTAAVISPIGELNWQDDVLVINGGQTGEISKKLYDTLTGIQMGKIADPFDWMVEATPVNV, from the coding sequence TTGCTACAATCATTGGAAATCGAGTTAACCAAAAACAAGAAACAACAACCAGAAGTGGACCAGCTTGGGTTCGGCAATCATTTTACGGACCATATGTTTATTATGGATTATTCGACGGACAACGGGTGGCACAAGCCGCGTATTCTGCCTTACCAACCGATCGTATTAGACCCTGCAGCTAAAGTGTTTCATTATGGACAAACGATCTTTGAAGGCTTGAAAGCGTATAAAACCGACGATGGTCGCGTATTGCTGTTCAGACCTCAAAAAAACATACAACGAATGAATCGCTCTAACGAGCGACTCAGCGTGCCTGAGCTCGATATTGATTCAACGATTGAAGCTTTAAAGCAGCTTATTTCAGTTGATAAGGACTGGATTCCAACAGCACCTAGCACATCGCTTTATATTCGTCCTTTCGTCATAGCGACTCAACCTCAGCTTGGTGTAGCACCGTCTACAGAGTATAAATTCATCATCATTATGTCGCCGGTAGGCGCTTACTACACAGAAGGCGTGAACCCGGTAAAAATCTTCGTCGAATCCGAGTACGTTCGTTCCGTAAAGGGGGGCGTGGGCGAAGCGAAGACTGCCGGCAACTACGCTGCTGGTCTGAAAGCACAGGAGCTTGCTAAAGAGAAAGGTTATTCTCAGGTGCTATGGCTCGATGGCGTACATCGCAAATATATCGAAGAAGTCGGAAGTATGAACGTCTTCTTCAAAATTAACGGCGTTGTTCATACACCTGCACTAAACGGCAGTATTCTCGATGGGGTGACTCGCAATTCCATCATTCATATGCTCCGTCATTGGAATATTGAAGTTGTCGAGCGTCCGATTACGATCGAAGAGCTGTATGAGGCTGGCCGCAGCGGCGCATTAGAGGAAGCTTTCGGAACTGGTACGGCTGCTGTTATTTCTCCTATTGGAGAACTGAACTGGCAAGATGATGTTCTCGTCATCAATGGAGGCCAGACTGGCGAAATCTCCAAGAAGCTTTACGATACGCTAACGGGCATTCAAATGGGCAAAATTGCAGATCCATTTGACTGGATGGTAGAGGCTACTCCTGTTAACGTCTAG
- a CDS encoding UDPGP type 1 family protein, with product MDQLPIRLAEAKLRMYEQQHVLEMLANLPEQEKNKLAAQILEIDFERIAKTLAGRSDTKKLNNDTISSIPFEDWEDFEQGEKAAYTEKGWELLRAGKAGVIVVAGGQGSRLGHDGPKGTLDIGLPSHKSLFQLQAERLLYLSRKAGKSIPWYIMTSPDNHEATKAFFHSLHYFGYPAEDCFFFQQNTMPALGHDGKLLLSEDGTLMLAPSGNGECFASLKRTGAIADMKQRGLEWLFYYNVDNALIKVADPAFIGLAASRNQMVATKVIEKTDVDEKIGILCLKNDRPAVLEYNEIPSSIKDKRTNDGRSFYSLGHISIHLFKLNFIEEHADTDIPFHIASKKMKYMDAEGSIITPTEPNAYKLERFIFDFFPLADEVTVVRGTREEEFAPVKNKSGEDSPLSARKLVQSLHRSWLRAAGVSEEQLQGRDIEISPLTSYNGEGLKAEDWGFD from the coding sequence TTGGATCAGCTACCTATAAGATTAGCGGAAGCCAAGCTTCGTATGTATGAGCAGCAGCATGTTCTGGAGATGCTTGCAAACCTACCGGAGCAGGAGAAAAACAAGCTGGCTGCGCAAATTTTAGAAATTGATTTTGAGCGGATAGCCAAAACTTTAGCCGGCCGCAGCGATACTAAGAAGCTGAACAACGATACGATATCTTCGATACCTTTTGAAGACTGGGAAGACTTTGAACAGGGAGAAAAAGCGGCATATACAGAAAAGGGATGGGAGCTGCTGCGAGCTGGGAAAGCTGGAGTTATCGTTGTTGCTGGCGGTCAGGGCAGCAGGCTTGGCCATGATGGGCCTAAGGGTACGCTGGATATTGGACTTCCATCCCATAAATCTTTATTTCAGCTTCAAGCAGAGCGGCTGCTGTATTTATCGAGAAAAGCCGGCAAGTCTATCCCATGGTATATCATGACAAGCCCCGATAATCATGAAGCAACGAAGGCATTTTTTCATTCCTTACATTACTTTGGTTATCCAGCGGAGGACTGTTTTTTCTTCCAGCAAAATACGATGCCTGCGCTCGGTCATGACGGTAAGCTGCTTTTATCGGAGGACGGAACACTTATGCTGGCCCCTAGCGGCAATGGAGAATGTTTCGCGTCGTTAAAACGCACAGGAGCAATTGCTGATATGAAGCAAAGAGGCTTAGAGTGGTTGTTTTATTATAATGTAGACAATGCGCTCATAAAGGTCGCAGACCCTGCTTTTATTGGACTAGCTGCGTCACGCAATCAGATGGTTGCAACAAAGGTTATCGAAAAAACGGATGTTGACGAGAAAATCGGGATTTTATGTTTGAAAAATGATCGTCCGGCTGTGCTCGAGTATAACGAAATTCCGTCATCCATCAAGGATAAAAGAACGAATGACGGACGATCGTTCTATAGCTTAGGGCATATTTCTATCCATTTATTTAAGCTGAACTTCATTGAAGAGCATGCAGATACGGATATCCCTTTCCATATTGCCTCCAAAAAGATGAAATACATGGACGCCGAAGGAAGCATCATCACACCTACGGAGCCAAATGCCTATAAGCTCGAACGCTTTATTTTCGATTTTTTTCCATTGGCCGATGAAGTTACTGTTGTGCGGGGGACTCGTGAGGAGGAATTCGCTCCGGTCAAAAATAAATCGGGTGAAGACAGTCCGCTTAGTGCACGCAAGCTCGTTCAGTCGCTTCATCGAAGCTGGCTGCGCGCCGCCGGTGTTTCTGAAGAGCAGCTGCAAGGTCGTGATATTGAAATTTCACCATTAACTTCGTATAACGGTGAAGGCTTGAAAGCGGAAGATTGGGGCTTTGACTGA
- a CDS encoding substrate-binding domain-containing protein has protein sequence MINRAVINTGHYEVVFEDDQLKATNLKTGEEFGRVPENLSLVGIDDSSLAATCEVPLTSVKYPKQKLGKKAAEFLLNMIQTDREMRGYYTDRH, from the coding sequence ATGATTAATAGAGCCGTGATTAATACTGGACACTATGAAGTTGTATTTGAAGATGATCAATTAAAAGCAACTAATCTGAAAACGGGTGAAGAATTTGGTCGCGTACCGGAGAACCTTTCGCTCGTTGGAATCGATGACAGCAGTCTCGCCGCGACCTGCGAGGTTCCGCTGACTTCCGTCAAGTATCCAAAGCAAAAACTCGGCAAAAAAGCCGCCGAGTTTTTGTTGAATATGATTCAAACCGATCGGGAAATGAGGGGTTATTATACAGACCGTCATTGA
- a CDS encoding LysR family transcriptional regulator, which translates to MDMRQLKYFLTIAQEGQVTRAAKLLNMEQPPLSRQLKQMEEELGVKLFERNGKGLILTDSGELLKQKAESLLLQFDESLREVKGMEEGVRGVLSIGSVVSCISLLPKNIELFREKYPQVTFKISEGDHFYLGEQLEKRAIDLVIARLPFEAQKHPQQYSIMPLPSDPFVAVIPSSWTEYAGKEALCMKELAQFPFLTLKTDRTTRMHEQVVNECKRHGFVPNIICECSSVAIIMSLIACGIGATVFPKSVMSSFPSTVVKMLNIEDADFQSGVGILWLKDHYLSKRAQQFIESFRTEM; encoded by the coding sequence TTGGACATGCGGCAGCTTAAATACTTCTTAACTATAGCACAAGAGGGACAGGTTACGCGCGCTGCAAAGCTGCTTAATATGGAACAGCCGCCTCTTAGCAGGCAATTGAAGCAAATGGAAGAGGAGCTTGGCGTCAAGCTGTTTGAACGAAACGGCAAAGGGTTGATTTTGACCGATTCAGGTGAGCTGCTCAAGCAGAAGGCAGAGTCGCTGCTCTTGCAATTTGATGAATCCCTCAGAGAAGTAAAGGGGATGGAGGAGGGGGTTCGCGGCGTCCTGTCGATCGGGTCTGTTGTTTCCTGCATTTCCTTATTGCCCAAAAATATTGAGCTGTTCAGAGAAAAATATCCTCAAGTTACGTTTAAAATATCGGAGGGCGATCACTTCTATCTTGGTGAACAGCTGGAGAAGCGAGCCATAGATTTAGTTATCGCTCGGCTGCCGTTTGAGGCACAGAAACATCCGCAGCAATACTCCATTATGCCGCTGCCATCAGATCCGTTTGTAGCCGTTATTCCAAGCTCATGGACGGAATATGCAGGAAAAGAAGCATTGTGCATGAAGGAGCTTGCCCAGTTTCCGTTCCTCACCTTGAAGACGGATCGAACGACTCGCATGCATGAGCAGGTCGTGAACGAGTGCAAACGGCACGGCTTCGTTCCTAATATTATATGCGAATGCTCTAGTGTCGCCATTATTATGTCCCTTATCGCTTGCGGCATTGGGGCGACCGTATTTCCGAAATCGGTTATGTCTTCTTTTCCAAGCACCGTCGTCAAAATGCTCAACATTGAGGATGCAGACTTTCAGTCTGGTGTTGGCATTCTATGGCTGAAGGATCATTATTTGTCCAAGCGCGCGCAGCAATTTATTGAAAGCTTTCGTACTGAAATGTAA
- a CDS encoding S-layer homology domain-containing protein, translating into MQKRFSRMLAFLCCLVMVASLMPTSYAADTDNIENAEANETPTAIFGTPELGSDDPLWALTMEHHINKSTVPGDSKPHATGTARILWDHNYLYARVVVEDSNLYQGAGGDHQYDSLEFYVGTGTGGANQWRVSATGVFSGQAAPGRAAWTQITEKGYIVEMRIPKRTLTLEEGMLTFEVYINNSTKKGGDRYEVVSCFGDPDAAYTSAASFTNSLELSLANEVDTRFSITATTGSGGRITPNPPGDVLRIDSGSNKELTFSPDYGKIVDTVTVDGEAATLSAGTYTFLNVNADHTIHVTFKNDPDAELLPFIVWNDNFASGEYTTAVIIDLGEGKAALGSELNPGLFTLSARNTTLNGDSVTFEGTRKITRVYANDEPKVRGYLGTVSNSPDYQAGLASGRYIVVESEFYSASGGNITLDGSSNSTKQVYNIVQNGEIVLTEGSPLRNVVFEQEKVVNPILDKFTTPTGNSVNRVLYLHKDENGEVLQGLPLYVYTHGMGRGGTVATTDQKAAMKSANGAVALMKKMEENPGKYASHILNISYNGTSTPSTDNVKKVIDDLIASGAADSNRIYAAGFSWGGQYTNNLVNAYPGFFAAAAPMSPVSGSPNANANDIHTNLAYWMFINAHNVGIYQTNLTSFINTNMPKMINARASRFESNEALTWPYNQFDQPNQRPNQANTPVLADYVAHEVEAAVLYNQITTGTWSIAPTAQSSNLSAWNNDYTDVFDWMFAQRKTDVPGAPGGFKATAGDGQVTLSWTAPADDGGSAILGYKVWYSNVTPVTLGAAETKYTFTGLTNDQGYTFKVVAVSAKGDGAEISATATPTKTTTPIVPDPSGGNSGNTGTGTNAGLSKANYTVNTPKDKPAVTDKNGNTTLPGGGEIATKGGTKIKVPEGTTIDSNGKVTIPADKSAEVALPGGNSTVTIPGGSTIAGDGTVTVGGGDAHVNLPNGNQVDIHGGSKIQSGGAVVVGPGGASVGLDNGMSLNIHEGTELVFDEDTPLGFLVMSGNPFKDVKMDDWFYSYVNFTYTYGLFNGTTSKTFSPGTSLTRAMFVQVLANLENVNRSGYTSSRFSDVTDGQWYTAAVEWAAESGIVNGKNADLFDPNSPMTREQMLVILYNYMKYKGYEIPESQSKSFADESEISSWTLEAVQALRGIGIILGKPDNLFDPKATATRAEVATIFVRFVEYLAK; encoded by the coding sequence ATGCAAAAACGATTTAGCAGAATGCTCGCGTTCCTCTGTTGCTTGGTAATGGTGGCGTCGCTAATGCCTACCAGCTATGCCGCCGACACTGACAACATCGAGAACGCAGAAGCGAATGAAACGCCGACCGCCATTTTCGGAACTCCCGAACTCGGGTCAGACGACCCACTGTGGGCCCTGACAATGGAGCATCACATCAACAAAAGCACTGTGCCCGGCGACTCCAAACCCCATGCCACGGGCACAGCCAGAATACTTTGGGACCACAACTACCTGTATGCCCGCGTAGTTGTGGAGGACAGCAATCTATATCAGGGAGCCGGCGGAGATCACCAGTACGACAGCCTGGAGTTTTATGTCGGCACCGGAACCGGAGGCGCAAACCAATGGCGCGTCAGTGCGACGGGCGTGTTTTCAGGGCAGGCCGCTCCGGGCAGAGCTGCGTGGACCCAGATCACGGAAAAAGGATATATCGTGGAGATGAGAATACCCAAAAGAACCTTGACCTTGGAGGAGGGCATGCTTACCTTTGAGGTTTATATCAATAACTCGACGAAAAAGGGCGGTGACCGCTATGAAGTCGTTTCCTGTTTCGGAGATCCGGACGCGGCTTATACCAGCGCTGCTTCATTTACAAACAGCCTGGAGCTCTCTTTAGCCAATGAAGTGGACACCAGATTCTCAATCACCGCCACGACGGGATCGGGTGGCCGAATAACGCCGAACCCACCCGGCGATGTTCTGAGAATAGATAGTGGCTCAAACAAAGAATTAACGTTTTCCCCCGATTACGGCAAAATTGTGGATACCGTAACGGTAGACGGCGAGGCCGCGACTCTATCCGCTGGCACTTATACCTTTTTAAATGTTAACGCTGACCATACAATTCACGTGACATTCAAAAACGATCCGGACGCGGAGCTGCTTCCCTTTATCGTATGGAATGACAACTTCGCCAGTGGCGAGTACACGACGGCTGTCATCATTGACTTAGGCGAGGGGAAGGCGGCGTTAGGCTCCGAGCTTAATCCGGGCTTGTTTACCTTATCGGCTAGGAACACGACCCTGAACGGTGACTCGGTGACCTTTGAAGGGACGCGCAAAATCACAAGGGTATACGCCAATGACGAACCGAAGGTGCGCGGCTATCTGGGGACGGTAAGCAATTCACCGGATTATCAGGCCGGACTGGCAAGCGGCCGTTACATCGTAGTTGAGTCTGAGTTTTATTCAGCGAGCGGCGGCAATATAACGCTGGATGGCAGCAGTAACTCGACAAAGCAGGTTTACAACATCGTCCAAAACGGCGAGATCGTACTGACAGAAGGGAGTCCGCTTCGCAACGTGGTTTTTGAACAGGAAAAAGTTGTGAATCCGATCCTTGACAAGTTTACAACACCCACGGGCAATTCGGTCAATCGCGTGCTCTACCTTCACAAGGATGAAAACGGTGAAGTGTTGCAAGGATTGCCGCTGTATGTCTATACCCACGGTATGGGACGTGGCGGCACAGTCGCTACGACAGACCAAAAAGCGGCCATGAAATCCGCCAACGGCGCGGTCGCTCTGATGAAGAAAATGGAAGAAAACCCCGGCAAATACGCCAGCCATATACTGAATATTTCCTATAATGGCACGTCTACTCCCTCCACAGACAATGTTAAGAAGGTTATAGACGACCTGATTGCTAGCGGCGCAGCAGACTCTAATCGTATATATGCAGCGGGCTTCTCATGGGGCGGCCAGTATACGAACAACTTAGTTAACGCCTACCCCGGCTTCTTCGCGGCCGCCGCACCTATGTCCCCGGTAAGCGGCTCACCGAACGCGAACGCCAACGACATTCACACCAACCTGGCCTATTGGATGTTTATAAATGCTCATAACGTTGGAATATACCAGACTAACCTCACTAGCTTCATAAACACCAATATGCCGAAAATGATCAACGCTAGGGCTTCGCGCTTTGAGAGTAATGAGGCTCTTACGTGGCCCTACAATCAATTTGATCAGCCGAATCAGAGGCCGAATCAGGCCAACACACCTGTCCTCGCTGATTATGTAGCGCACGAAGTTGAAGCGGCGGTTCTTTACAACCAGATAACTACGGGGACTTGGAGCATAGCTCCCACGGCGCAGTCCTCTAACTTGTCGGCTTGGAACAATGACTACACAGACGTCTTTGATTGGATGTTCGCGCAGAGAAAAACGGACGTGCCCGGTGCTCCGGGCGGCTTCAAGGCGACGGCGGGCGACGGACAGGTCACATTGAGCTGGACTGCTCCGGCTGACGACGGTGGCAGCGCGATATTGGGTTACAAGGTCTGGTACAGCAACGTGACGCCAGTCACACTGGGTGCGGCGGAGACCAAATATACCTTCACGGGCCTGACAAACGACCAAGGCTACACCTTCAAGGTCGTTGCGGTAAGTGCGAAGGGCGACGGCGCGGAGATCAGTGCAACGGCTACGCCGACGAAGACGACGACTCCCATTGTGCCCGATCCTTCTGGTGGCAACAGCGGCAATACGGGCACCGGGACAAACGCTGGATTGTCGAAGGCGAACTACACAGTGAATACACCTAAGGATAAGCCCGCGGTTACAGACAAAAACGGCAACACCACCCTACCCGGCGGCGGCGAGATTGCGACCAAGGGTGGGACGAAGATTAAGGTACCCGAAGGCACAACTATAGACTCAAACGGTAAGGTGACTATTCCGGCGGACAAGAGCGCCGAAGTGGCACTACCCGGCGGCAACAGCACAGTGACCATTCCGGGCGGCTCGACGATAGCGGGCGACGGTACGGTCACAGTGGGCGGTGGAGACGCGCATGTGAACCTGCCGAACGGCAACCAGGTGGATATCCACGGCGGCTCGAAGATACAGAGCGGCGGCGCGGTTGTGGTAGGACCGGGCGGCGCGAGTGTCGGCTTAGACAACGGCATGTCGCTGAACATCCATGAGGGTACGGAGCTTGTGTTCGATGAAGACACCCCGCTGGGCTTCCTCGTGATGTCGGGCAATCCTTTCAAGGATGTCAAAATGGACGACTGGTTCTACAGCTACGTAAACTTCACCTACACATACGGTCTTTTCAACGGCACAACGTCCAAGACGTTCTCACCGGGCACCTCATTGACGCGCGCGATGTTCGTGCAGGTACTGGCCAATCTTGAGAACGTAAATCGCTCCGGCTACACGAGTTCCCGCTTTAGCGACGTGACGGATGGGCAGTGGTACACGGCAGCAGTCGAGTGGGCGGCCGAAAGCGGCATAGTCAACGGTAAAAACGCAGACCTGTTTGACCCCAATTCACCGATGACGCGCGAGCAGATGCTGGTGATACTGTACAATTACATGAAGTACAAGGGCTATGAGATACCTGAAAGCCAATCTAAGTCCTTCGCGGACGAGAGTGAGATCAGCTCATGGACGTTGGAGGCCGTTCAGGCGCTGCGGGGCATCGGCATTATATTAGGCAAGCCGGACAACCTCTTTGACCCCAAAGCCACCGCCACCCGCGCCGAAGTGGCCACTATCTTTGTAAGGTTCGTCGAATATCTGGCTAAGTAA
- a CDS encoding serine hydrolase domain-containing protein, producing MNTEHVTSTDQLQQKLDNHCNCLAKLGYLNGCVLVAFEGRIILNKGYGMASFELDVPNDPQTKFRIGSITKQFTAAAIVMMHELKLLNVEDPISEYLPSYPNGDKITIHHLLTHTSGIPNYTGLEDFVSKMRLVSSTDDLIARFADKPLLFEPGEKFDYSNSGYVLLTAIIEKISGRTYEDYIYHAILKPLGMINTGYDHAKKILKNRASGYEVWGEVVNAEFLEMTIPSGAGGMYSTVEDLYIWGLALHSHRQISEKAYASMTTPFKETYGYGLFIYEEEIMGSHRTVIGHGGGINGFLTEMRHYKKEDVTVIVLSNLVTTQVGPISQQLARLVLGGEVQLPIPHTPIKLEINQYNNLVGSYDVEGEPGSPLIISQEQEKFYLTQNTWFKFELCPYSAVEGELLFFLNGMDGKITFTVNGSVPELTVQLFGGVKKAVKSVKP from the coding sequence ATGAATACAGAACACGTAACATCTACCGATCAATTGCAACAAAAACTAGACAATCATTGCAATTGTCTAGCTAAGCTAGGTTATCTTAACGGTTGTGTATTGGTTGCATTCGAGGGACGAATTATCTTAAATAAGGGCTATGGGATGGCAAGCTTTGAGCTTGATGTTCCGAATGACCCGCAGACGAAATTCCGTATCGGCTCGATTACAAAGCAATTTACGGCAGCAGCAATCGTTATGATGCATGAACTGAAGCTTTTGAACGTAGAAGATCCGATCTCCGAGTACCTCCCCAGCTATCCAAATGGCGATAAAATTACGATTCATCACTTGCTAACACATACATCAGGAATTCCGAACTACACAGGCCTAGAGGATTTTGTATCAAAGATGAGACTTGTTTCTTCTACAGACGACCTCATTGCCAGATTTGCAGACAAACCCTTGTTGTTTGAACCGGGGGAGAAGTTTGATTACAGCAATTCAGGTTATGTGCTTCTTACAGCAATTATCGAGAAAATATCCGGACGCACTTACGAGGACTATATCTACCATGCCATATTGAAGCCGCTCGGAATGATAAATACCGGTTATGATCATGCTAAGAAAATATTGAAAAACCGTGCATCCGGCTACGAGGTTTGGGGTGAAGTAGTGAATGCAGAGTTTCTGGAAATGACTATTCCATCCGGCGCTGGAGGCATGTATTCGACCGTTGAGGACCTTTATATTTGGGGACTGGCGCTGCATTCACATAGGCAGATCAGCGAGAAGGCTTATGCGAGCATGACGACACCTTTCAAAGAAACATATGGCTACGGATTATTTATATATGAGGAAGAAATTATGGGCAGCCACAGGACAGTTATCGGCCATGGCGGGGGCATTAATGGTTTCTTAACCGAAATGAGGCATTATAAAAAAGAAGATGTAACGGTAATCGTTTTATCTAATCTAGTAACGACGCAGGTAGGACCGATTAGTCAGCAGCTGGCGCGGCTTGTTTTGGGCGGGGAAGTGCAGCTTCCGATACCGCATACGCCGATCAAGCTGGAAATCAATCAGTATAACAATCTCGTTGGCAGCTACGATGTGGAAGGGGAGCCTGGCTCGCCATTAATCATTTCGCAAGAGCAAGAGAAGTTTTATCTCACCCAAAATACGTGGTTTAAATTTGAGCTCTGTCCGTATTCCGCAGTAGAGGGAGAACTGCTGTTTTTCTTGAATGGAATGGACGGAAAGATAACTTTTACTGTAAACGGATCTGTACCAGAATTAACGGTTCAGCTGTTTGGCGGCGTCAAAAAAGCAGTGAAGAGTGTTAAGCCATGA
- a CDS encoding VOC family protein, producing the protein MDYDAIKGVEAEMSNQLSSLTVLMVSDLAKSQSFYRDSLGFNVTDWWAERGGLHGVALKLFQAADPSDVRPNQRPAGGGYAVDVQVYTETWAQLDALYEEFRSKNVIISVEPIIYADGGPWKEFVIEDPDGYHFAFGGTDGNPGN; encoded by the coding sequence ATGGATTACGATGCTATCAAAGGAGTAGAAGCGGAAATGTCTAATCAACTTAGCTCTCTTACCGTATTAATGGTATCCGATTTAGCAAAGTCTCAAAGCTTTTATCGCGATTCGCTTGGTTTTAATGTAACCGATTGGTGGGCAGAGCGCGGCGGCTTGCATGGCGTAGCACTCAAGCTATTTCAAGCGGCCGACCCTTCGGATGTAAGGCCGAATCAGCGTCCAGCTGGCGGCGGTTATGCCGTGGATGTACAGGTTTACACAGAAACATGGGCACAATTGGATGCGCTGTACGAGGAGTTCCGCAGTAAAAATGTTATCATTTCCGTGGAACCAATCATTTATGCAGACGGAGGACCATGGAAAGAGTTCGTCATCGAGGACCCGGATGGCTACCACTTTGCATTCGGCGGAACAGATGGCAACCCAGGCAACTAA